ATATCGGTAATGATAAAGAGATCCTCTTCATCGAGGGGGGAAAGGATCTGACCTATGGGGTATCGATATATCTCGACACCCTCTCCTTGGCTCGGTACACGGGGAGTAAACTATTTATCGTGGTCAGCGGCGAGGAAGACACCATTCTGGACGAAATCCTCTTTTTGAAAAAACACGTAGACCTGGCCGAGGTTCACCTGGGGGGGATTATCGTGAACAAAGTACAAAATCTTGATGAATTCAAAAACACCCACCTTCCGGTTATCCATAAGATGGGGGTTCGAGTGATCGGGGTGATTCCCTACCAGAGTGAATTAACCTGCTTCTCGGTTTATTACCTGGCCGACCGGTTATTCGCCAAAGTCATTACCGGGGAAGGCGGGCTGAAACGGGTTGTAAAAAATATCATCATCGGGGCTTGGTCGGCCAATGTGTTTCTGCAAAACCCGATATTTAAAAAAGAGAACAAGTTGGTCATCACCGGTGGGGATCGGACGGATATGATCTTAGCTTCCTTGGAGAGTGATACCTCCGGGATTATCCTGACGAATAATATTTTGCCCCCCTCTAACATCATCTCCAAAGCCACGGAGCGCAATATTCCCCTGTTAATGGTTTTTTCCGACACCTATCAGACCGCCAAGCAGATCGAAAACCTGGAACCGTTACTGACGAAAGACGACACCGATAAAGTGGAATTATTGAAGGAACTTTGCCGAAAGCATGTGGATCTAAGCGTAATCACAAGCCATTAAAGAATCATCCAAATCCTAACCAATCCCTTTTCCTTTTCTTTAAGGAGATTCAACATGCCCAAATTTATAAAAAAAAGATCAAAGAAGGCAGGTCTACCTCCGGGAACTCTCGTGCATATCGGAGAGAAGATGAGCGAGCGGACTAAAATCAAAGTCTTGGAGTACGACGAGGTGAATTTTCAGGAAAAAGAACTGGAAAACATCGAGGAATGCTTTTTGTTCAAAAATGAGCCAAAAGTAACCTGGGTAAATGTGGACGGCCTTCATGAGGTGGAGGTTTTGGGGAAGTTGGGCGGTTGTTTCGGATTGCATCCCCTGATTATGGAAGACATCTTAAACACCGATCACCGGCCCAAGATGGAAGATTATGGAGAAGATTTTTTTATTGTTTTAAAGATGCTTTCCTATGATGACCATACGGGCGAGATCTCGGCGGAGCAGGTCAGCTTAGTGCTCCGTCCAAATGCGGTCCTATCCTTTGTGGAAAAAGAAGGAAGTATGTTTGCCTCCGTCCAAGAGCGAATCCGGAGCGGAAAAGGAAAGCTGAGAAAGATGGGGGCCGATTACTTAGCTTATACTTTACTGGACATCATCGTGG
This genomic interval from Deltaproteobacteria bacterium contains the following:
- a CDS encoding DRTGG domain-containing protein — its product is MDKVVIGSMRKSAGKTSIIVGIAGALKKKMAYLKPFGERLLYRKKRLWDYDSALITHIFGLQEDPVDMSIGFDHSKLRYMYDEKGIQQKLRETMAHIGNDKEILFIEGGKDLTYGVSIYLDTLSLARYTGSKLFIVVSGEEDTILDEILFLKKHVDLAEVHLGGIIVNKVQNLDEFKNTHLPVIHKMGVRVIGVIPYQSELTCFSVYYLADRLFAKVITGEGGLKRVVKNIIIGAWSANVFLQNPIFKKENKLVITGGDRTDMILASLESDTSGIILTNNILPPSNIISKATERNIPLLMVFSDTYQTAKQIENLEPLLTKDDTDKVELLKELCRKHVDLSVITSH
- a CDS encoding magnesium and cobalt transport protein CorA, with translation MPKFIKKRSKKAGLPPGTLVHIGEKMSERTKIKVLEYDEVNFQEKELENIEECFLFKNEPKVTWVNVDGLHEVEVLGKLGGCFGLHPLIMEDILNTDHRPKMEDYGEDFFIVLKMLSYDDHTGEISAEQVSLVLRPNAVLSFVEKEGSMFASVQERIRSGKGKLRKMGADYLAYTLLDIIVDNYFVILEKLGERIEVLEQKLVANPTAQTLLKLQNLKREMIFLRKWVWPLREVISGLERGESSRIQESTRFYLRDVYDHTIQVMDTIEIFRDMLSG